Within Patescibacteria group bacterium, the genomic segment CGAGCACGACCCGGCGGTTGCCGGGATGTTCGGCGAGCACGCGCTTGAGTTCGTTGGCGAAAGACGGCCGCATGGACTCCGGCACTTCGACCAGGATGCGTTCCTGCTCGGAGCCGGCGCGGCGGGCGGAACCGAACGTTCCAGACCCCGACGACACCGCCATAGTGAGCATGTGTTTCAGATTCTCAGCCGTCTCCGGCGTGATCACGTAAGCCGCGTCACACAGCAATTTGGGTTCATTGTCTTTTTCGGAATATTTCCCCTGGATGATGACCGCGGCATCCTGGACCCACATCTCGGGATTCTTCTTGAAGATCGACGGGAAAACGACCACTTCGACGGAGCCCGTGACGTCGCCGACCTGGGCGAAGACCATGGGCTCGTTCTTCTTCGTGAGGATGTGCTTCTCCGTGAAGATCACGCCGCCGATGAAGATCGGGCCGGACTGGCCGCGCTTCGCTTCCATCTCCGAGACTTTGGTGAGCAGGTCGCCGAAATATTCGGCGTCCTCGCGGAACGGATGTTCGGAGACGTACAGGCCAAGGAGTTCGCGCTCCCAGGCGAGCTTCTCGCGCTTGGTGGCCGGCGGAACTTCCCGGAGCGTCATCGGCGCGCGCTCGGCGGCGACTGCGCCGGCCGCGAACAGGTTGAACTGGCCGGAGTCGGCGTCCTTCACCGCGGCCTTGTGATAGGTCAGGATGGTCTCGATGTTCGCGAGCAGCTGGTTGCGTTCGCCGAGCGAATCCAGGGCGCCGGAACGGATCAGCGCCTCGAGCGACTTCTTGTTGAAACTCTTCGTCCCGACGCGCGCGGCGAAATCGGCGATGTCCTTGAAGACCTGGCCGCTCCGCGCGCGCTCGGCGATGACCGCTTCGATCATGTCCGTACCGAGATTCTTGATGGCCGACAGGCCGAAGCGGATGTGCTGGTCGTCGATGTAAGTGAAATCGTTGCCGGAATGGTTGACGTCCGGCGGCAGCACTTCGATGCCCATCCGTCCGCACTCGGTCACGGCGCTGGTCACGGTCTCCATGTCGCCGGACGCGGACTCGGCCGAAAGCACGGCCGTCATGAACTCGGCCGGGTAGTTAGCCTTAAGATAGGCGGTGTGGTAGGCCACGACGGCGTAAGAAGCAGCGTGCGCTTTGTTGAAGCCGTAAGCCGCGAACGGTTTGATCAGCTCCCAGATCTGGTCGATGGTCTTCGGAGCGACGCTGTTCTTCTTGCAACCCTCGCGGAATTTGACCTCCTGCTTCGCCATCTCCTCCGGGATCTTCTTGCCCATGGCCTTGCGGAACTTGTCGGCCTCCATCCAGTCGTAGCCCGCGAGGTGGATGGCGGTGAGCATGACGTCGTCCTGATACACGAGCAATCCCAGCGACTCCTTCATGTAGCTCTCGGCGCGGGGCTCGAAATACTGGATGAGCGTCGGATCGTGCTTGCGGCGGATGTATTCGGGGATGGATTCCATCGGACCCGGACGGAACAGCGCCACCATGGCCATGATGTCGAAGATGGTCGTCGGTTTGAGTTCTTTGAGATAGCGCGTCATGCCCGAGCCACCGAGCTGAAAGAGGCCAGTGGTCTCGCCGCGGGCCATGAGCTCGAAGGCTTTCTTGTCGTCGAACGGCAACTTGTGCAGGTCGATGTCAACGCCCTTGGTGCGCTTGATGGTCTGGATGGCCTGACCGAGGATGGACAGGTTGCGGATACCGAGGAAGTCCATCTTCAGCACGCCGACGCCGTCTTCGCCGACCGCGTTCATTTCGAACTGGGTGATGATCTTGTCGCCGCCGGGCTCGCGCTGCAGCGGGACGTAATCCGTGAGCGGCGCCGGGGCGATGACGACGCCGGCCGCGTGCACCGACACGTGCCGCGCGCAGCCTTCGACCTTCCTCGCGAGCTCGATGGTCTGGGCGACCGACGGGTCGGTGTCGATGAGATCCTTGAGTTCCGGAGTTTCCTTGACGGCCCGATCGATGGTCATGGTGAAGCCCTGGCTGCCGAACGGGATCAGTTTCGCGACCCGATCCACGAGCGACAGCTGCAGGCCGAGCGCGCGGCCGACGTCGCGGACCGCGGCGCGGGCGGCCATGGTGCCGAACGTGCCGATCTGGGCCACGCGGTCGCTGCCGTATTTTTGCGTGACGTAAGCGATGACCTCGTCGCGGCGGTCGTCGGCGAAGTCCACGTCGATATCCGGCGCGGAGGGGCGGAACGGGTTCAGGAAGCGCTCGAACGGCAGCTTGAAATAGAGCGGGTTCACCGGGACGATATCGATGGCGTAGGAGACGAGCGAGCCGGCGGCCGAACCGCGGGTGGTGGAGACGATCCCCTGCTCGCGGGACCAGTGGACGTAATCGGAGACGACGAGGAAATAGACCGCGTAGCCTTTCTTGGCGATGACCTCGAGCTCGTAGTCCATGCGCTGGCGGATGTCGTCCGTGATCTCCGGGATCTTCGTGGCGATGCCGGCGTAGGCGCGCTCGCGCAAGACCGTGTCAAAGGTCTGGCCCTCCGGGATCGGGTACGCGGGGAATTTCCATTTGCCGATCTCGATCTCGACCGTGCAGCGCTCGGCGATCTTCGCGGTGTTCTCTACGGCCTCGGGGATGTCGGCAAAGG encodes:
- a CDS encoding DNA polymerase III subunit alpha — its product is MSSKFVHLHVHSSYSLLKALPQPDALAKRAKELGMTACAITDNGALYGIIEFYKACKKAEIKPIIGFEAYLAANKISDRRPRIDDRPFQIVLLAENLDGYKNLLKLTSIAHLDGFYYKPRVDKDLLRQYGKGIICLSGGLKGDVCKALEALDWDKAVALVKEYREIFGPDNFFLELQDHPELDEQRARNADLVRLSKETGAPLVATKDVHYLTPDDAEAHDVLVCIGAGKTVHQDDRDRSTGVDYSFTSGEQMEKAFADIPEAVENTAKIAERCTVEIEIGKWKFPAYPIPEGQTFDTVLRERAYAGIATKIPEITDDIRQRMDYELEVIAKKGYAVYFLVVSDYVHWSREQGIVSTTRGSAAGSLVSYAIDIVPVNPLYFKLPFERFLNPFRPSAPDIDVDFADDRRDEVIAYVTQKYGSDRVAQIGTFGTMAARAAVRDVGRALGLQLSLVDRVAKLIPFGSQGFTMTIDRAVKETPELKDLIDTDPSVAQTIELARKVEGCARHVSVHAAGVVIAPAPLTDYVPLQREPGGDKIITQFEMNAVGEDGVGVLKMDFLGIRNLSILGQAIQTIKRTKGVDIDLHKLPFDDKKAFELMARGETTGLFQLGGSGMTRYLKELKPTTIFDIMAMVALFRPGPMESIPEYIRRKHDPTLIQYFEPRAESYMKESLGLLVYQDDVMLTAIHLAGYDWMEADKFRKAMGKKIPEEMAKQEVKFREGCKKNSVAPKTIDQIWELIKPFAAYGFNKAHAASYAVVAYHTAYLKANYPAEFMTAVLSAESASGDMETVTSAVTECGRMGIEVLPPDVNHSGNDFTYIDDQHIRFGLSAIKNLGTDMIEAVIAERARSGQVFKDIADFAARVGTKSFNKKSLEALIRSGALDSLGERNQLLANIETILTYHKAAVKDADSGQFNLFAAGAVAAERAPMTLREVPPATKREKLAWERELLGLYVSEHPFREDAEYFGDLLTKVSEMEAKRGQSGPIFIGGVIFTEKHILTKKNEPMVFAQVGDVTGSVEVVVFPSIFKKNPEMWVQDAAVIIQGKYSEKDNEPKLLCDAAYVITPETAENLKHMLTMAVSSGSGTFGSARRAGSEQERILVEVPESMRPSFANELKRVLAEHPGNRRVVLVTRSAQGAKRIETSFNVEFSGDTIKDIEAVVGKGAVQAE